Proteins encoded in a region of the Anopheles aquasalis chromosome 2, idAnoAquaMG_Q_19, whole genome shotgun sequence genome:
- the LOC126570554 gene encoding toll-like receptor 7 gives MQCRRYPSVALVAITILLAAISPSCCDECVASKRDRHRSMMEEFRHSPNWGGVLTEDTLNLQNNETEIDLSKQGFKEVHWHLSSIPTEGYEIFDLNLAYNNFEELNELTFLRFYSLETLNLSNNRLQTVTNLTFGSLIRLVELDLSFNLIHTLEKQAFDRLYGLESLSLRENCLVTLAPNQFHFNDHLSTLLLDHNQLAFLPPVLFDPITMVDELYELDLSNNNLRRMPYLETKEISLLKLDNNHIETLTLNKSLNVRVLQVQNNNLYDVDLFKFSRTEHIDLSHNNVENIVGLHEMQMLEYLDLSSNNVSKFDYSLKYSIRTISSLVTLRLQNCSLSEENIEGLLASESIMNLDLSQNNFVRLNVTHLSRLRALVYLSLNFNYLRELVNYERMRHEFPYLELVSLSFNRWNCSYYDQLNAYLNASHIRSTSDARDCYVNGTHVADSFITDVFEPLYTMNHVKRDMAVLRNLGRNTIYFLYALFSTMRAQANATLSNQQRFDRQLHSLEHDVDRLLGMLAFLVVIVAAVLFVVIAYGCHWLVRRWQHDRSVKVVTYNKRANEFSNGVTVNEVVQDNVSVA, from the exons ATGCAGTGTAGAAG GTACCCATCGGTTGCGCTTGTCGCGATTACCATTCTGCTTGCAGCCATTAGCCCCTCGTGTTGTGATGAATGCGTCGCTTCGAAACGTGACCGGCACCGGTCGATGATGGAAGAGTTTCGCCACTCGCCGAACTGGGGCGGAGTGCTGACGGAGGACACGCTGAACCTGCAGAACAACGAAACCGAGATCGACCTCTCGAAGCAGGGCTTCAAGGAGGTGCACTGGCATCTGAGCAGCATCCCGACCGAAGGTTACGAAATCTTCGATCTCAATCTCGCGTACAACAACTTCGAGGAGCTGAATGAGCTCACCTTCCTGAGGTTCTACTCGCTGGAAACGCTCAATCTATCCAACAACCGATTGCAAACGGTGACGAACCTTACCTTCGGTTCGCTGATACGCCTGGTGGAGCTCGATCTATCCTTCAATCTGATCCACACGCTCGAGAAGCAAGCGTTCGATCGGTTGTACGGGCTGGAATCGTTGAGCTTGCGGGAAAACTGTCTGGTAACGCTCGCACCGAATCAGTTCCACTTCAACGATCACCTATCGACGCTACTGCTCGACCATAATCAGTTGGCCTTCCTGCCGCCGGTCCTGTTCGATCCGATCACGATGGTGGACGAGCTGTACGAGCTGGACCTGTCGAACAACAACCTACGCCGTATGCCGTACCtcgaaacgaaggaaatctCGCTCCTGAAGCTTGACAACAATCACATCGAAACGCTGACGCTCAACAAATCACTGAACGTGCGCGTTCTGCAGGTCCAGAACAACAACCTGTACGACGTCGATCTGTTCAAGTTCAGCCGGACGGAGCACATCGATCTGTCGCACAACAATGTGGAAAACATTGTCGGTCTGCACGAGATGCAGATGCTGGAGTACCTCGATCTTTCGTCGAACAACGTGTCCAAGTTCGATTACAGCTTAAAGTACTCGATCCGTACGATTTCTTCGCTGGTCACGCTCCGGCTGCAGAACTGTAGCCTCAGCGAGGAAAACATCGAAGGGCTGCTGGCGTCCGAGTCGATCATGAACCTGGACCTGTCGCAGAACAACTTTGTCCGGCTGAACGTGACGCACCTGTCGCGGTTGCGCGCCCTCGTCTATCTCAGCCTGAACTTCAACTATCTCCGGGAGCTGGTCAATTACGAGCGGATGCGGCACGAGTTCCCGTATCTGGAGCTGGTTTCGCTGTCGTTCAACCGCTGGAACTGCTCGTACTACGATCAGCTGAACGCGTACCTCAACGCTTCGCACATCCGGTCGACGAGCGATGCACGCGACTGCTACGTCAACGGTACCCACGTGGCCGATTCCTTCATCACGGACGTGTTCGAGCCACTGTACACGATGAACCACGTGAAGCGCGATATGGCGGTGCTGCGCAACCTTGGCCGCAACACCATCTACTTCCTGTACGCGCTCTTCTCCACCATGCGGGCCCAAGCGAACGCCACGctcagcaaccagcaacgctTCGACCGCCAGCTACACTCGCTGGAGCACGATGTCGACCGGCTGCTCGGTATGCTCGCGTTCCTCGTGGTCATTGTTGCCGCCGTGCTGTTTGTGGTGATTGCGTACGGGTGCCACTGGTTGGTGCGCCGGTGGCAGCACGATCGTTCCGTTAAGGTGGTGACGTACAACAAACGGGCGAACGAGTTCAGCAACGGCGTGACGGTCAACGAGGTCGTACAGGATAACGTGTCGGTGGCGTAG
- the LOC126581366 gene encoding serine protease gd-like, translating to MRETGAVEQLVRARFKARYAGCRNLATPQVWFTSKMFLTTCVWLLLASGPVVYQPVAGQYISSPCPDIFSYRMDPATDTPFGYVELQNLRIGQLVKLNVDLSIAVAVPKDNVGSITLVKSRSQTFLDILNKRPAQYRVNFPFTNIYPHVLAISVNGQAICTGQKVKGPIVTTINLEHTLYTQVQQLSNGNPNGNSPNQYRPEQPPIVSQERIQLPDQQFNTPPAPAIIYQQQFTTQRPPFVYQPQQQQPSLYRPQQTSGESLESVCGSVGPLASRLSINGIRSSKGQFPWAAPIFNTAEQPKPQYICGSSLITSQHVVTAAHCMHYPDGTKRRNSQLSVIPGMYNIDSFFDSANQDRGVVQIVMHSDYFFEDTEATDSDIAVLKLDAPVTFNDLVRPICIWSWSDNLEQIVGENGFVSGWGITESGNSKFPSFVTATVVDKRDCSRQLGRFVPPKARTFCADGHGAVPCNGDSGSGLAFKRGTRYYLRGIVSTGQRDMITLLCDTKKYVVYTDVAPFRSCGTVASFGNRLSINGIRSAKGQFPWAAPLFNTIVSTKPKYICGTSIITRRHFLTAAHCVYYENGRQRPPNHFVVVPGMYNVDSFFDGDNQLRDLSRIFVHEDYYHEDDMLTDSDIAVLAVSQPIVYNDLVRPICVWRENSNIGQMVGSTGIVSGWGYTESGDASYPSYVSAVVLGYRECTRALYYLFSSTSRSFCADGKGSVPCHGDSGSGLVFKRGSQFFIRGIVSIGQRDPNTLHCDATKYVIYTDVAAFYEWIVRVLQS from the exons ATGAGAGAGACTGGAGCAGTGGAGCAGCTCGTGCGTGCGCGGTTCAAAGCGCGGTATGCTGGCTGTAGGAATTTGGCCACACCGCAGGTTTGGTTTACCTCGAAAATGTTCCTAACAACCTGTGTGTGGCTACTGTTGGCAAGTGGACCGGTTGTGTACCAGCCGGTTGCTGGCCAGTACATAAGCTCACCCTGTCCGGACATTTTCTCCTACCGGATGGATCCGGCCACCGACACACCGTTCGGATATGTCGAGCTGCAGAATTTGCGCATCGGCCAGCTAGTGAAGCTGAACGTGGATCTGTCGATTGCCGTCGCTGTTCCGAAG GACAACGTGGGCTCGATCACGCTCGTGAAATCGCGTTCGCAAACGTTTCTCGATATTCTCAACAAACGGCCGGCCCAGTACCGTGTGAACTTTCCCTTCACGAACATCTACCCCCATGTGCTGGCTATCAGCGTGAACGGACAAGCGATCTGTACCGGACAAAAAGTTAAGGGCCCGATCGTCACAACCATCAATCTGGAGCACACGCTGTACACACAGGTGCAGCAGCTATCGAACGGCAACCCGAACGGTAACTCTCCCAACCAATACCGACCGGAGCAGCCACCGATTGTCAGCCAGGAACGGATACAGTTGCCGGATCAGCAGTTTAACACCCCGCCGGCGCCGGCTATCATCTACCAGCAACAATTCACAACCCAGCGACCGCCGTTCGTGTatcaaccacagcagcaacaaccgtcCCTGTATCGACCACAACAAACATCGGGAGAATCGCTGGAATC TGTTTGTGGTTCGGTCGGTCCACTAGCTAGCCGACTGTCCATCAATGGGATCCGCTCGAGCAAGGGTCAGTTTCCTTGGGCTGCGCCGATCTTCAACACCGCCGAGCAACCAAAACCACAGTACATCTGTGGCAGCAGCCTCATCACTAGCCAGCACGTGGTAACGGCGGCCCACTGTATGCACTATCCGGACGGGACGAAGCGACGAAACTCGCAGCTTTCCGTCATACCGGGCATGTACAATATCGACAGCTTCTTCGATAGCGCCAACCAGGACCGGGGTGTGGTGCAGATCGTCATGCACTCCGATTACTTCTTCGAGGATACCGAAGCGACTGATTCGGATATCGCCGTACTGAAGCTCGACGCGCCCGTCACCTTCAACGATCTGGTGCGTCCGATCTGTATCTGGAGTTGGAGCGACAATCTCGAACAGATTGTCGGAGAGAATGGTTTCGTGTCCGGGTGGGGCATCACGGAGTCGGGAAACTCCAAGTTCCCAAGCTTTGTCACGGCCACCGTTGTCGATAAGCGTGATTGTTCGCGCCAGCTCGGTCGATTTGTGCCACCGAAGGCCCGAACGTTCTGTGCTGATGGACACGGGGCCGTTCCGTGCAACGGTGACTCCGGTAGTGGGTTGGCGTTTAAGCGTGGCACACGCTACTATCTCCGGGGTATCGTTTCGACCGGGCAACGGGATATGATCACACTGCTGTGCGATACTAAGAAGTATGTCGTGTACACCGATGTGGCACCGTTCCG GTCCTGCGGTACGGTCGCTAGTTTTGGAAATCGACTCTCGATCAACGGTATTCGCTCGGCAAAGGGACAATTCCCGTGGGCAGCACCACTTTTCAATACTATTGTGTCCACCAAGCCTAAGTACATATGCGGTACCAGCATAATCACCCGGCGTCATTTCTTAACGGCAGCCCACTGTGTATACTACGAAAACGGTAGACAACGTCCACCGAACCACTTTGTGGTCGTCCCAGGGATGTACAATGTCGATAGTTTCTTCGATGGGGACAACCAGCTGCGGGATCTGTCCCGGATATTCGTTCACGAGGATTACTACCACGAGGACGATATGTTAACCGATTCCGATATTGCCGTGCTGGCCGTTTCACAGCCGATTGTGTACAACGATCTGGTGCGTCCGATATGTGTTTGGAGAGAAAATAGTAACATTGGGCAGATGGTAGGCAGCACCGGAATTGTTTCGGGCTGGGGCTACACAGAATCGGGAGATGCTTCCTATCCGAGCTACGTGTCGGCGGTGGTTCTTGGATACCGAGAATGTACCCGTGCCTTGTACTATCTGTTCTCATCAACATCGCGATCGTTCTGTGCCGATGGAAAGGGTTCAGTGCCCTGTCACGGTGATTCTGGAAGTGGGCTGGTGTTCAAGCGAGGATCGCAATTTTTTATCCGTGGCATCGTGTCGATTGGGCAGCGTGATCCTAACACGCTACATTGCGATGCAACCAAGTACGTCATCTATACCGATGTGGCTGCATTCTACGAATGGATAGTAAGAGTGTTACAATCATAA
- the LOC126571004 gene encoding serine protease gd-like yields the protein MCTKRNNFMSAKRTFLGGIRPLVITCLLWFIGSASGQYLTSPCPEVFNYRLDPNTNQGFGYIELNNLRIGTTVKLMVDLSYNVEVSKQNLGSITLVKSNEQTFRDIYNNLPAQYRVNFPFRNIYPKVLAIRVNGETICSGSPAQGRIVTTVNLDHTLYTEVQQVPFGGQGNGIQFRPGMSNGFQQQQPVTPRPNVFRPPVQPVTRPPVYQPPVQAYPERPQPQPQPQQPQPQPQPQQPPQPQPQPQSPSATNSDIVCGTVAPLGNRLSINGMRSSRGQFPWAAPIFNIAGVPKPQYICGSSIISTTHLITAAHCMFFPDGTERQPSQLTVVPGMFNIDNFLDNDNQDRDVSKIHTHEEYVHEDLLVTDSDIAVLVLSQAIIYNDVVRPICLWSGSDNLDQVVGSKGFVSGWGITESGDAKYPSYVTAVIKDRRECSRQLGRLFSANSRTFCGDGEGAVPCNGDSGSGLAIKRGRQHFLRGVVSVGQYDQVTLLCDTEKYVVYTDVAPFRYWLLRITKS from the exons ATGTGCACAAAGCGAAACAATTTTATGTCGGCGAAGAGGACGTTTTTGGGCGGCATACGACCACTGGTCATTACTTGTCTGCTGTGGTTCATCGGAtctgccagtggccagtacCTGACCTCACCGTGCCCCGAGGTGTTTAACTACAGGCTGGACCCCAACACGAACCAGGGGTTCGGGTACATCGAGCTAAACAATCTACGCATCGGCACTACCGTCAAGCTAATGGTTGATCTGTCCTACAATGTGGAGGTTTCAAAG CAAAACCTGGGCTCGATCACTTTGGTCAAATCGAATGAGCAAACATTCCGTGACATCTACAACAACCTACCGGCACAGTACCGGGTGAACTTTCCCTTTAGGAACATCTACCCGAAGGTGCTGGCCATTAGAGTGAACGGTGAAACCATCTGCAGTGGATCGCCCGCCCAGGGGCGGATCGTCACGACTGTCAATCTCGACCACACGCTGTACACCGAGGTGCAGCAAGTACCGTTCGGCGGCCAGGGCAATGGAATACAGTTCCGGCCAGGAATGAGTAAtggcttccagcagcagcaaccggtcaCTCCGCGGCCCAACGTCTTTAGACCGCCAGTGCAGCCAGTTACACGCCCGCCCGTTTACCAGCCCCCCGTGCAGGCGTATCCTGAGcgaccgcaaccgcaaccgcaaccacaacaaccacaaccacaaccacaaccgcagcagccgccgcaaccgcaacctcAACCGCAGTCCCCTTCGGCAACCAATTCCGATAT TGTTTGCGGCACCGTGGCCCCACTGGGTAACCGACTCTCGATCAACGGAATGCGCTCGTCGAGGGGCCAGTTCCCTTGGGCTGCCCCGATCTTTAACATCGCCGGAGTGCCCAAACCACAGTACatctgtggcagcagcatcatcagtacGACGCACCTGATAACCGCGGCGCACTGCATGTTCTTCCCCGATGGCACGGAACGGCAGCCCAGTCAGCTTACGGTGGTGCCCGGGATGTTCAACATCGACAACTTCCTCGACAACGATAACCAAGATCGGGATGTGTCGAAAATCCATACACACGAAGAGTACGTGCACGAGGATCTGCTGGTGACCGATTCCGATATTGCCGTGCTGGTGCTATCACAGGCGATCATCTATAACGATGTGGTGCGACCGATCTGTCTGTGGAGTGGGAGCGACAATCTGGATCAGGTCGTTGGTAGCAAGGGCTTTGTGTCTGGCTGGGGCATCACGGAGTCGGGTGATGCAAAGTACCCGAGCTACGTGACGGCAGTCATCAAGGATAGGCGCGAATGTTCCCGACAGCTTGGCCGCCTGTTTTCCGCCAACTCGCGAACGTTCTGTGGCGATGGGGAAGGTGCGGTCCCGTGCAACGGTGACTCGGGCAGCGGGCTGGCCATCAAGCGCGGTCGGCAACACTTTCTGCGAGGCGTTGTGTCCGTCGGTCAGTACGATCAGGTGACACTGCTCTGTGATACCGAAAAGTACGTCGTCTACACCGATGTGGCACCGTTCCGGTACTGGTTGTTGCGAATCACGAAATCCTAG
- the LOC126581614 gene encoding serine protease gd-like has translation MFLNQQLVGSHKVLVSSALALWLLVCIPGRVECAALGSSLPVSPCPNLFKYATDSVKQQIYGIVDTRQQQVDKSGTLELHLSIAGELLSKYVGSIEAIEDNVQILEQFNKGRGVTYRVNFPIQEPLPKLTKVIFNGRELCAGPGDRGSFVSSVTLRHFLRSDTCTDKCDRAPLIPPKVPPQLTLTPVAPKPVAVRPQTSIVPPAPSPITKTALPGETGVEAPVGAPAVQHEYQRTIERKEETNNPQDNSTSVKYIREEITYRKQVITPGGSSNLQSDELQLPSFVSGNLGS, from the exons ATGTTCCTTAACCAGCAGTTGGTTGGTAGCCACAAGGTGTTGGTGTCATCGGCGTTGGCATTGTGGCTGCTAGTCTGCATTCCCGGCAGGGTGGAATGTGCTGCACTCGGCAGTTCGCTGCCAGTGTCTCCTTGTCCGAACCTTTTCAAGTATGCCACCGACAGTGTAAAGCAACAGATTTATGGCATCGTTGACACTCGGCAGCAACAGGTGGATAAGTCTGGCACGCTAGAGCTACATCTGTCCATTGCTGGCGAGCTGCTTTCG AAGTACgtcggatcgatcgaggcgATCGAAGATAATGTACAGATACTGGAGCAGTTCAACAAGGGACGGGGCGTAACGTATCGCGTCAACTTCCCGATTCAGGAGCCCCTGCCCAAGCTAACGAAAGTCATCTTCAACGGACGCGAACTGTGCGCTGGTCCCGGTGACCGTGGATCCTTCGTCAGTTCGGTCACGTTGCGGCACTTTTTGCGATCGGACACGTGCACGGATAAGTGCGATCGCGCCCCACTGATACCGCCAAAGGTGCCACCGCAGCTAACACTGACACCGGTCGCCCCGAAACCGGTGGCCGTTAGGCCCCAGACGTCCATCGTTCCGCCGGCGCCCTCGCCGATCACCAAGACTGCCCTTCCAGGAGAGACCGGAGTGGAGGCGCCCGTGGGTGCACCAGCGGTCCAGCATGAGTACCAGCGGACGATCGAACGCAAGGAGGAAACGAACAACCCGCAGGACAACAGCACCTCGGTGAAGTACATCCGGGAGGAGATTACCTATCGCAAGCAGGTCATCACACCGGGCGGTTCCAGTAACTTGCAGTCGGACGAGCTGCAGCTACCCTCGTTCGTGAGCGGAAACCTGGGGTCGTAG